In bacterium, one DNA window encodes the following:
- a CDS encoding GatB/YqeY domain-containing protein encodes MPLHLIGQEPSMTDFRERLSEDMKNAMRGKEVLRLSTIRMIRSEILNKDKEHGLQASEEDVLKLLQTMVKRREESASLYEKGARADLAQKERDEIEIVKSYLPAQLSADDIRKEAQAAIEELGASSIKDMGKVMGALTKKLAGRASGAAVSDVVKELLAG; translated from the coding sequence ATGCCGCTGCACCTCATAGGACAGGAACCATCAATGACTGACTTCCGCGAGCGGCTCAGCGAAGACATGAAAAATGCCATGCGAGGCAAGGAAGTATTGCGCCTTTCCACCATCCGCATGATCCGGAGTGAAATACTGAACAAAGACAAGGAACATGGCCTACAGGCCAGTGAAGAAGATGTTCTCAAACTCCTCCAAACCATGGTAAAAAGACGTGAGGAGTCGGCTTCACTATACGAAAAGGGCGCGCGCGCGGATTTGGCGCAAAAAGAGCGCGACGAGATCGAAATCGTCAAATCCTACCTCCCCGCCCAGTTGAGTGCAGACGATATCCGGAAAGAAGCCCAGGCCGCCATCGAAGAGTTGGGCGCATCATCCATAAAGGATATGGGCAAGGTGATGGGGGCTCTCACCAAGAAACTGGCTGGGCGCGCGTCGGGCGCGGCCGTCAGCGATGTGGTGAAAGAACTTCTCGCCGGTTGA
- a CDS encoding VanZ family protein, producing the protein MWENLSSRAGWRWLPALVCLALIHGASARPVPDLPYFLPEGVDKIAHLGEFFLLAALLWQPLRHRAPEWTEMRTAAWLFLFIALNGILDEFHQIFVPGRQASAADVAADIAGGGAALIWALHREKSLFPGAKLAGSNAAAPHRTGTIND; encoded by the coding sequence GTGTGGGAAAACCTCTCCAGCCGGGCCGGGTGGCGCTGGCTGCCCGCCCTGGTTTGTCTCGCCCTGATACACGGCGCCTCCGCGCGGCCCGTGCCCGATCTGCCATATTTTCTTCCCGAGGGGGTGGACAAAATCGCTCATCTGGGCGAATTTTTCCTCCTGGCGGCGCTGCTGTGGCAGCCCCTGCGGCACAGGGCGCCCGAGTGGACAGAAATGCGGACGGCCGCATGGCTCTTCCTTTTCATCGCCCTGAACGGAATTCTGGATGAATTCCACCAAATTTTCGTTCCCGGGCGGCAGGCTTCCGCGGCCGATGTCGCGGCCGACATCGCCGGGGGGGGTGCGGCCCTGATCTGGGCGCTGCACCGCGAAAAAAGCCTCTTTCCCGGGGCTAAACTGGCCGGGTCAAATGCCGCTGCACCTCATAGGACAGGAACCATCAATGACTGA
- a CDS encoding RidA family protein produces MRRSTFNATKNAPPGGHYSHGVIVEAGRTLYVAGQVPLDVDGNVVGAGDIEAQTRQALENMKNVIEEAGGRMEDVAKTTVFVTDLAFRGPVGRVRKEFFPGPPPANTFLVISSLAQPEFLVEIEAVAPLP; encoded by the coding sequence ATGCGCCGCAGCACCTTTAACGCCACCAAAAACGCGCCTCCTGGAGGTCACTACTCGCACGGCGTCATCGTCGAGGCGGGCCGCACGCTCTACGTGGCGGGCCAGGTTCCCCTCGATGTCGACGGAAACGTCGTCGGCGCGGGCGATATCGAGGCCCAAACCCGCCAGGCGCTCGAGAACATGAAAAACGTCATCGAAGAGGCCGGCGGCCGGATGGAGGATGTCGCCAAGACCACGGTCTTCGTGACCGATCTGGCGTTCCGCGGCCCCGTGGGAAGGGTCCGGAAGGAATTCTTCCCCGGACCGCCTCCCGCCAACACTTTCCTCGTGATCTCGAGCCTCGCCCAGCCGGAGTTCCTCGTAGAGATCGAGGCCGTCGCTCCCCTCCCCTAG
- a CDS encoding pitrilysin family protein yields the protein MRTQKRTISLAFSLLAFFSLATASRGALLTMEREELPGGGILIVKNSPQLPIVTIRVSVRAGSRHETPQLAGLASMTAASLARGTAGRSASDIEKLNDRLGGGVEAGAGRDFAGASLRVLVRDLEQGMDLLADILRRPVFPQKEFTKTQRRILGGLIRRMERPGSLADEKMRGRLFGEHPYGRLTSGTPETVKAIRHQDLTVFHRKWYGMKNAIFVFVGDITLARARELVLERFSGWKAEGGQLPPAPLAPAPKGLLFEKVDKPLAQATIILANRSLRRTHPDFYAARIMNYILGGGGFDSRILNNIREEKGLVYAAYSYFDAGLDSGHWRLFLQTRNESAREAITESIAEIKRIKKEGVTDKELAEAKSYITGNFATRLTSSSQISDYILAIERLGFPPDYADKYLASIRAVTKEQVQAAARKYIRLDEAVLAIVGNLEKTGIDDVRLSALSKEE from the coding sequence AGAACTCCCCCCAGCTTCCGATCGTGACCATTCGCGTCTCGGTACGGGCCGGGTCGCGCCATGAAACGCCCCAGCTCGCCGGACTGGCCAGCATGACGGCCGCCAGCCTCGCCCGGGGCACTGCCGGGCGCAGCGCCTCGGACATCGAAAAGCTGAACGATAGGCTCGGCGGAGGCGTCGAGGCAGGCGCCGGCCGCGACTTCGCCGGTGCCTCTCTTCGCGTTCTCGTACGCGATCTGGAACAAGGGATGGATCTGCTGGCCGACATCCTGCGCCGGCCGGTATTTCCGCAAAAAGAGTTCACCAAGACCCAGCGCCGCATCCTGGGCGGCCTCATCCGCCGGATGGAGCGCCCCGGAAGCCTGGCCGACGAGAAGATGCGCGGGCGCCTCTTCGGCGAACACCCCTACGGGCGCCTGACGAGCGGCACCCCGGAGACCGTCAAGGCCATCCGCCACCAGGATCTCACCGTTTTTCACCGGAAGTGGTACGGGATGAAAAACGCCATTTTCGTTTTCGTGGGCGACATCACGCTGGCCCGCGCAAGGGAACTCGTTCTGGAGCGTTTCTCGGGCTGGAAGGCCGAGGGCGGCCAGCTGCCTCCGGCGCCCCTTGCCCCTGCTCCGAAGGGCCTTTTGTTCGAGAAGGTGGACAAGCCCCTCGCCCAGGCCACCATCATCCTCGCCAACCGCTCGCTTCGAAGGACGCACCCGGATTTCTACGCCGCCCGGATCATGAACTACATCCTGGGCGGGGGCGGCTTCGATAGCCGCATCCTGAATAACATCCGCGAGGAGAAGGGACTCGTCTACGCCGCCTACAGTTATTTCGACGCCGGGCTCGACTCCGGGCATTGGCGCCTTTTCCTCCAGACCCGCAACGAGAGCGCCCGGGAGGCGATCACTGAATCCATCGCCGAAATCAAGCGCATCAAAAAGGAGGGGGTCACCGACAAGGAACTCGCCGAGGCGAAGTCCTACATCACCGGAAATTTCGCCACGCGCCTGACCTCCTCCTCCCAGATCTCCGATTACATTCTGGCCATCGAGCGGCTCGGCTTTCCGCCGGACTATGCCGATAAATACCTCGCCAGCATCCGCGCGGTGACGAAAGAGCAGGTTCAGGCGGCGGCGAGAAAATACATCCGGCTCGACGAGGCGGTGCTGGCGATTGTGGGAAACCTGGAAAAAACCGGGATCGACGATGTCCGCCTTTCCGCCCTTTCGAAAGAAGAATGA
- a CDS encoding cupin domain-containing protein: MKSSYRVEDVAFALQCEPDQEAIVSALAERDYRIFEVEQPAGAIVPYHTHDEEETIVLLDGRVQFNVEEELVVLEKGEMITIRAGAIHAAAPVDGDSARILLGFGKSKSAPPQRDAAWDEYDEEDDEIV, translated from the coding sequence ATGAAATCCAGCTACCGCGTTGAGGATGTGGCGTTCGCCCTTCAGTGCGAGCCCGATCAGGAAGCCATCGTTTCCGCGCTGGCCGAGAGAGACTACCGCATCTTCGAGGTGGAACAGCCTGCGGGCGCCATTGTCCCCTACCATACGCATGACGAGGAAGAGACCATCGTCCTCCTCGACGGCCGGGTGCAGTTCAACGTCGAAGAGGAACTGGTGGTCCTCGAAAAGGGCGAGATGATCACGATCCGGGCCGGCGCCATTCACGCCGCCGCGCCGGTGGACGGAGATTCCGCGCGCATTCTCCTGGGCTTCGGAAAAAGTAAATCCGCGCCGCCCCAGAGGGACGCCGCCTGGGATGAGTACGACGAGGAAGACGACGAAATCGTTTGA